A part of Sparus aurata chromosome 19, fSpaAur1.1, whole genome shotgun sequence genomic DNA contains:
- the kif9 gene encoding kinesin-like protein KIF9, translating to MKAHSGEVGVFVRIRPTANFAQDLIQCLPDGQTVNVHHRKNSRKPLDTRKSHVSSWSFQLEGVLRDVSQEEFYTRVCRWVVLGALDGYNGTVMCFGQTGAGKTYTMTGSTESYKQRGIIPRALQEVFQEVEIRTEHAFNVYLSYLEIYNETLVDLLSSLQGSPRPSPHGMLVMEEPGRGVFVRGLSLHPVHSEEEALNLLFEGEMNRIIGSHALNRNSSRSHCIFTVHIEARSRTLTNAKYVTSKLNLVDLAGSERLGKTGSEGQMLKEAVYINRSLSFLEQAILALGDHRREHVPFRQSKLTHALKDSLGGNCNTVLVANICGEAAQIEETLSTLRFAGRMKCVRTDPVVNEHTDPAAQIKKLEKEVQKLKEELSISNTLVNRLESTYKPLSEAQQAEIHSQVQRYLEGSLEEINIISVRQIQAVFAQFKLAVQEQEQRVKAQLCQTHNLVVKDQSADTADVKECNTKDISEDVEAGRFEAPQSTKSAQRPSSTKAKTKKCREKQNQNKRQGDGSPVSRKRLESASRSKLSCVQAPEKEPEADTESQDTQESQLPGNAPLHPDSPPPKEEAFEEFKLGQGSKINSILKENKAVLLERRNLLRQLTEEVNAVKRDIDCTATVIQQHRELRGDQGQYLVMEGEPLLQEPDASLLMRLRDLKALYRQRYEVLRDIKAEVNYCQHLVDQCRVRLLSEFEIWYKKSFLVPEEELDVTMKKSLRQECLEGRLLPDNPSSESFYNARYRTMKRRDSRALGFTPVQRNSPGQRRFPPIPPVS from the exons ATGAAGGCTCACAGCGGTGAGGTCGGAGTGTTTGTCCGGATCAGGCCAACGGCAAACTTCGCTCAGGACCTTATTCAGTGTCTTCCAGACGGACAG ACAGTGAACGtccatcacagaaaaaactCCAGGAAGCCTCTCGACACCAGAAAAAGTCATGTGAGCTCCTGGTCCTTCCAGCTGGAAGGCGTCTTGCGGGATGTGTCTCAGGAGGAGTTTTACACTCGAGTGTGCCGATGGGTGGTACTGGGAGCACTGGACGGTTATAATG GCACTGTGATGTGTTTTGGGCAGACAGGGGCAGGAAAGACCTATACCATGACTGGATCCACAGAGTCATACAAACAGAGAGGCATCATTCCTCGGGCTCTTCAGGAG GTGTTTCAGGAGGTGGAGATAAGGACCGAGCATGCCTTCAATGTGTACCTGTCCTACCTGGAGATCTACAATGAGACCCTGGTGGACCTGCTGTCATCGCTGCAGGGCTCGCCACGGCCATCTCCTCATGGTATGTTGGTGATGGAGGAGCCGGGCAGAGGTGTGTTCGTCAGAGGTCTGTCTCTCCATCCTGTCCACAGCGAGGAGGAGGCTCTCAATCTGCTGTTTGAG GGTGAGATGAATCGCATTATTGGATCTCATGCCTTAAACAGGAACTCCTCCAGGTCCCACTGTATCTTCACTGTGCATATTGAG GCTCGTTCACGGACTCTGACGAACGCCAAGTATGTCACCTCCAAGCTGAATCTGGTGGATCTTGCTGGGTCAGAGAGGTTGGGAAAGACTGGG TCAGAGGGTCAGATGTTAAAGGAAGCTGTCTACATCAACAGGTCCTTGTCGTTCTTGGAGCAGGCTATCCTGGCCCTGGGTGACCATCGCAGAGAACACGTTCCCTTCAGACAGAGTAAACTCACACATGCGCTAAAAGACTCACTGG GAGGAAACTGCAACACTGTGCTTGTGGCCAACATCTGCGGTGAGGCTGCACAGATAGAAGAAACA CTCTCTACTCTGCGTTTTGCGGGCAGAATGAAGTGTGTCCGGACCGACCCTGTTGTTAATGAACACACGGATCCAGCT gctcagatcaAGAAACTTGAGAAGGAGGTACAGAAGTTGAAAGAGGAGCTGTCCATCAGCAACACATTG GTGAATAGGCTGGAGAGCACATATAAGCCGTTGTCTGAAGCGCAGCAGGCTGAGATACACAGCCAGGTTCAGAGGTACCTGGAAGGAAGCCTGGAGGAAATCAAT ATCATAAGTGTCAGGCAGATCCAAGCAGTGTTTGCCCAGTTCAAGCTTGCTGTGCA GGAACAGGAGCAGAGGGTGAAGGCTCAGCTGTGCCAGACGCACAACTTGGTGGTAAAAGACCAAAGTGCTGACACAGCTGATGTGAAG GAGTGTAATACTAAAGACATCAGTGAGGATGTGGAGGCTGGCCGCTTCGAGGCGCCCCAGTCAACGAAAAGTGCCCAACGCCCAAGTTCGACTAAAGCCAAAACTAAGAAGTGTCGGGAAAAACAGAA CCAAAATAAGAGGCAGGGAGATGGGAGTCCTGTGTCCAGGAAGCGTTTGGAGAGTGCCTCCAGATCAAAGCTGAGTTGTGTCCAGGCGCCTGAGAAGGAACCCGAAGCAGACACTGAGAGCCAGGACACACAAGAATCACAACTGCCTGGAAATGCACCACTCCACCCTGA CTCTCCTCCACCCAAAGAAGAGGCCTTTGAGGAGTTTAAACTGGGACAAGGCAGTAAGATCAACAGCATCCTTAAGGAGAACAAAGCCGTGCTGCTGGAACGCCGCAATCTTCTTCGACAGCTCACTGAGGAGGTCAACGCTGTCAAGAGAGACATCGACTGCACCGCGACCGTCATACAGCAGCACAGGGAGCTGAGAGGAGACCAAG GTCAGTATTTGGTTATGGAGGGGGAGCCACTGCTGCAGGAGCCGGATGCCTCTCTACTGATGCGGCTCAGAGACCTGAAGGCTCTGTACCGGCAGAGGTACGAGGTGCTGCGTGACATCAAGGCAGAGGTCAACTACTGTCAACACCTTGTGGATCAGTGCCGGGTGCGCCTGCTCTCTG AATTTGAAATCTGGTATAAGAAGTCTTTCCTGGTACCTGAGGAGGAGCTGGATGTAACTATGAAGAAGAGCCTCAGACAA GAGTGTTTGGAGGGACGGCTTCTTCCTGATAACCCCAGCTCGGAGTCCTTCTACAATGCCCGCTACAGAACGATGAAAAGG agagacagcagggcGCTGGGCTTCACTCCAGTGCAGAGAAACTCGCCTGGACAGAGAAGATTTCCTCCAATCCCACCTGTTAGTTAA